Proteins from a single region of Bdellovibrio bacteriovorus HD100:
- the mbhE gene encoding hydrogen gas-evolving membrane-bound hydrogenase subunit E has translation MIWRVIFLLPYLGAFGESLKPFIEQSWPFPRDGLTDFFACIVSGIGACVCVYAGTYFKTVERRRFFPLFFAFTGCMLGVLWADNIFVFYGFWEATGLCSFLLIGFKFADPDVRKGAKQALVLNIAGGLCLLLALLMLSQASGSNSLLDILYGRTEYQHSQLTMLMIMIAAMIKSAQFPFHFWLPGAMVAPTPASCYLHSATMVKLGVFLLARFSPLFDQNLDWLMTLGLVGAATLIWGMIVSLTKTDLKQLFAWTTVSSLGGMCMLVGLHEAYSWKAFFSYILAHSLYKASLFMCVGNIDKQMGGRSLDHVSGLYRRMPLTSLALLMALGSMMGLPFSMGFLSKEYLFKSALALKFPGSFLVLALLGASIMSIVVGYRLIVVIFARQEDRQVLREVPTTMWGPPLLLASCGWMAGFFLADINKYFLNPVVSSIVLRNVELNLEMWTGVNLALILSLISLGLGTFLAARYAGVVTKAAVWLKGLYKPSPRVGYMGTLAKKIMDRLQSGRLSFYILWMLMVPCLILPWVLPLQEYVPSLKTDELILFQMIPFVLVVLGLLPMLLSVKPLLKVVGLGVVGIGISLFYLSVGAADLAMTQMAVETLSVVVLTLSLVFLRPNPSGFSVVYRSVRGIVTAGAFVGALLLCGVMADGKLSSRVADYYRENAHPLGKGLNVVNVILVDFRAMDTFGEITVLGIVAMGVQFMLLRRRRLNLTLRPSTILHTSVRVMAPLFTLISLILLLRGHNAPGGGFIAGLVLAISFTFYGLVFGEQWARRVLVLKPLSWVCTGLVVAFVAGWVPVLLGKPFLTAVWLPGSLAFLGTPLLFDVGVYLLVLGMGTSLFFAFLRRDV, from the coding sequence GTGATCTGGCGAGTGATTTTTTTGCTGCCGTATCTGGGGGCCTTTGGGGAAAGTTTAAAACCCTTCATCGAACAATCCTGGCCTTTTCCCCGTGATGGTTTGACAGACTTTTTTGCCTGTATCGTCAGTGGGATCGGGGCCTGTGTTTGTGTGTATGCCGGAACTTACTTTAAAACTGTGGAAAGGCGCCGGTTTTTTCCGCTCTTTTTTGCTTTCACCGGGTGCATGCTCGGGGTCCTCTGGGCTGACAATATTTTCGTGTTTTACGGTTTTTGGGAAGCCACAGGTCTGTGTTCTTTTCTTTTGATTGGATTCAAATTCGCGGATCCAGACGTGCGCAAAGGTGCCAAGCAGGCGCTGGTCCTGAATATAGCCGGGGGGCTCTGTCTGCTTTTGGCCTTGCTGATGCTGTCCCAGGCCTCGGGCAGCAACTCGTTGCTGGATATTCTTTATGGTCGCACTGAATACCAACACAGTCAGTTGACGATGCTGATGATCATGATTGCCGCCATGATCAAGTCAGCCCAGTTTCCCTTTCATTTCTGGTTGCCTGGGGCCATGGTGGCTCCCACTCCAGCCAGTTGTTATTTGCACTCCGCCACGATGGTGAAGCTGGGGGTGTTTTTACTGGCAAGGTTCAGTCCTTTGTTTGATCAGAATCTGGATTGGCTTATGACGTTGGGTCTTGTCGGGGCGGCGACACTGATTTGGGGTATGATTGTGTCGTTGACCAAGACCGACCTGAAACAGCTTTTTGCATGGACCACGGTCAGTTCCTTGGGTGGGATGTGCATGCTGGTGGGATTGCATGAAGCCTATTCCTGGAAGGCCTTTTTTTCCTACATTCTGGCGCACTCTCTTTACAAGGCCAGTCTGTTTATGTGTGTTGGTAACATCGACAAACAAATGGGCGGGCGCAGTCTGGACCATGTTTCGGGTCTTTATCGTCGCATGCCCCTGACTTCGCTGGCACTGTTGATGGCGTTGGGTTCTATGATGGGTCTTCCATTCAGCATGGGTTTTTTAAGCAAAGAGTATCTGTTTAAATCCGCTCTGGCGTTAAAGTTCCCGGGCTCGTTTCTGGTGCTGGCACTTTTGGGGGCCAGTATCATGTCGATCGTCGTGGGTTATCGGCTTATTGTCGTGATTTTTGCGCGCCAGGAAGACCGGCAGGTCCTGCGTGAGGTGCCCACAACCATGTGGGGGCCACCTCTGCTGCTGGCTTCTTGTGGCTGGATGGCCGGTTTTTTTCTGGCGGATATCAACAAATATTTTCTGAACCCGGTGGTGTCTTCCATCGTACTGAGAAACGTGGAGTTGAATCTTGAAATGTGGACGGGGGTGAATCTGGCTTTGATTCTCAGTCTGATTTCCCTGGGGCTGGGAACTTTTCTGGCCGCCCGGTATGCCGGGGTGGTCACGAAAGCGGCTGTATGGTTGAAGGGATTGTACAAGCCGTCTCCACGAGTCGGCTATATGGGAACACTGGCAAAAAAGATCATGGACCGGCTGCAAAGCGGGCGATTGAGTTTTTATATTCTGTGGATGCTGATGGTGCCTTGTCTGATCCTGCCGTGGGTTCTGCCTTTGCAGGAATATGTGCCATCTCTAAAAACAGATGAACTGATTCTTTTTCAGATGATTCCGTTTGTGCTGGTGGTGCTGGGCCTGCTCCCGATGCTATTAAGTGTGAAACCGCTACTAAAAGTGGTGGGCTTGGGCGTCGTCGGGATCGGCATCAGTCTGTTTTACCTGAGTGTGGGCGCCGCGGATCTGGCCATGACTCAGATGGCGGTCGAAACGCTTTCTGTTGTTGTGTTGACTCTGTCTCTGGTTTTTCTCAGGCCGAATCCGTCTGGATTCAGTGTGGTGTACCGAAGTGTACGTGGGATTGTGACGGCGGGGGCCTTTGTCGGCGCATTGCTTTTGTGCGGAGTTATGGCCGACGGAAAACTTTCTTCCCGAGTGGCTGATTATTATCGGGAGAACGCCCATCCTCTGGGAAAAGGTCTGAATGTCGTGAATGTGATTTTGGTCGACTTCCGCGCGATGGACACCTTTGGTGAAATCACGGTTCTGGGAATTGTTGCCATGGGTGTTCAATTCATGCTGTTAAGAAGGCGACGTCTGAACCTGACTTTGCGGCCGTCCACTATTTTGCACACTTCGGTTCGGGTGATGGCGCCTTTGTTCACATTAATTTCTCTGATCCTTCTTTTGCGCGGGCACAATGCGCCGGGTGGTGGCTTTATCGCAGGTTTGGTGCTGGCAATTTCATTTACGTTTTACGGTCTGGTTTTTGGGGAACAGTGGGCGCGCAGGGTGCTGGTCCTGAAACCCTTAAGCTGGGTGTGCACCGGACTGGTTGTGGCTTTTGTCGCCGGATGGGTGCCCGTGCTGCTGGGAAAACCCTTTTTGACGGCGGTGTGGTTGCCAGGCTCGTTGGCGTTTCTAGGGACGCCCTTGTTGTTTGATGTGGGTGTTTATCTGCTGGTGTTGGGAATGGGCACAAGCTTGTTCTTTGCTTTCTTGAGGAGGGATGTATGA
- a CDS encoding class I SAM-dependent methyltransferase: protein MEPTAETLQPEAPQSPQQALLQADATAFPAFWQNLQNQNVLLVGWGTGKLAESLLDKGNTVTCIEASADLISKAREFTDTHPIHMIHADLANAAEESGHAKFPVVITSLVAEPVRDLARFFKQVTSLLSLHGTFYISEIHPESAPPANHIHHEETVNLTAQQTGLDLERTEIFYGSSDLRALTQMWEYHLETEFPPAEH from the coding sequence GTGGAACCAACTGCGGAAACCCTTCAACCTGAAGCCCCTCAAAGCCCCCAGCAAGCACTGCTGCAGGCTGATGCCACCGCTTTCCCGGCTTTCTGGCAGAATCTGCAAAATCAGAATGTTCTTCTGGTGGGCTGGGGCACCGGCAAACTGGCAGAAAGCCTGCTGGACAAAGGCAACACCGTCACGTGCATTGAAGCCTCAGCGGATCTGATTTCAAAGGCGAGGGAGTTTACAGACACTCACCCCATTCACATGATTCATGCGGACCTTGCAAATGCCGCAGAGGAATCCGGACATGCAAAATTTCCGGTGGTGATCACAAGTCTTGTGGCAGAACCGGTGCGGGACCTTGCCCGTTTTTTCAAACAGGTGACGAGCCTGCTGAGCTTGCATGGCACCTTCTATATCTCAGAAATTCATCCAGAATCAGCTCCTCCCGCCAATCACATTCACCATGAAGAAACCGTCAACCTCACCGCCCAACAAACAGGACTTGATCTGGAGCGCACAGAAATTTTCTATGGTTCCTCGGATCTCAGAGCGCTGACCCAAATGTGGGAGTATCACCTTGAGACAGAATTCCCCCCTGCGGAACACTAA
- a CDS encoding DUF3943 domain-containing protein — protein sequence MAFGLVLLQLQGASASNFRNSASGLTPEPFYQSIPQAKDPVAELIENPYHKYFTSADIERISQQMREEERHKQRLIKGQLIMVDTRDQEACLKIQDQLYNNRNMKAVNDIRGLCVQDNTKPIASVMVLRESNEIEWQREVDISGLTSDQSNLYTSTRNVALGAVGVAGLLYMMPESVTKWDKEKMKDLGKNWQENVKEGPVMDKDDWAINYIGHPYSGAIYYQVARHAGVGPMGSFGYSVLMSTFFWEYGVEAFAEKPSIQDLFITPIIGSIMGELFYRAEMKIQKNGGKVWGSKKIGSVLIVLMNPMGAFSDQMNKLFGSKVIKSASARWVVRRHTNSGGHPSVERAPIWGFELQFKF from the coding sequence ATGGCATTTGGGCTGGTCCTTTTGCAGTTGCAAGGCGCCAGCGCCAGCAATTTTCGTAACTCTGCCAGCGGCTTAACACCAGAGCCCTTTTATCAGTCCATCCCCCAGGCAAAAGATCCTGTGGCAGAACTCATTGAAAATCCTTATCACAAGTATTTTACCAGTGCAGACATTGAACGCATCAGTCAACAGATGCGCGAAGAAGAGCGCCACAAGCAGCGTCTGATCAAAGGGCAACTGATCATGGTCGACACCCGTGATCAGGAGGCCTGCCTTAAAATTCAGGATCAACTCTACAACAACAGGAACATGAAGGCTGTCAACGACATCAGAGGCCTTTGTGTGCAGGACAACACTAAACCTATTGCCAGCGTGATGGTGCTGCGTGAATCCAACGAAATTGAGTGGCAACGCGAAGTGGACATCAGCGGTCTGACCTCGGATCAATCCAATCTTTACACCAGCACCCGCAACGTGGCCTTGGGGGCCGTGGGCGTGGCAGGTTTGCTGTACATGATGCCCGAGAGTGTGACCAAGTGGGACAAAGAGAAAATGAAAGATCTGGGCAAGAACTGGCAGGAAAACGTCAAGGAAGGTCCGGTGATGGACAAAGATGACTGGGCCATCAACTATATCGGCCACCCCTATTCCGGCGCAATTTACTATCAGGTGGCCCGTCATGCCGGTGTGGGCCCCATGGGATCTTTCGGTTACTCAGTTCTGATGTCGACGTTCTTCTGGGAATATGGTGTTGAAGCCTTTGCGGAAAAGCCCTCCATTCAGGATCTGTTCATCACACCGATTATTGGATCCATCATGGGTGAATTGTTCTATCGTGCAGAAATGAAAATTCAGAAAAATGGCGGTAAAGTCTGGGGCTCTAAAAAAATCGGCTCGGTGCTGATTGTTCTGATGAACCCCATGGGGGCCTTCAGCGACCAGATGAACAAACTCTTTGGCAGCAAGGTCATCAAAAGCGCCAGCGCCCGCTGGGTCGTGCGACGCCACACCAATTCTGGCGGGCATCCTTCCGTCGAACGCGCCCCCATCTGGGGCTTTGAACTGCAGTTTAAGTTCTAA
- a CDS encoding HAD family hydrolase, translating into MLAKAIFLDIGGIVLEINWRKTVEALGVFDRSQQDQIWSVLGSAKIHLELERGNATPQEFFAFVRSELKLSPEAPLEEAWNQLILGPLPQVDQIFDRYAGRVPLYALSNTNRPHYDYFMKQFPVMKRFDRILTSFELGHRKPDSEIYMAAATEVGLSPSEIVFIDDSPANVDAAGRLGFRSFHSVNSVSATLEILQRHFSN; encoded by the coding sequence ATGCTGGCAAAAGCGATTTTTTTGGATATTGGCGGTATTGTTTTGGAAATCAACTGGCGAAAGACAGTTGAAGCCTTGGGGGTTTTCGATAGATCCCAGCAGGACCAGATATGGTCCGTGCTGGGAAGTGCCAAGATTCATCTGGAGCTGGAGCGGGGAAATGCAACTCCGCAAGAGTTCTTTGCCTTCGTCAGAAGTGAATTAAAGCTTTCGCCCGAGGCTCCTCTGGAAGAAGCCTGGAATCAGTTGATCTTGGGGCCGCTTCCGCAAGTGGATCAGATTTTTGATCGATACGCCGGGAGAGTTCCGCTGTATGCGCTTTCAAACACCAATCGTCCTCACTATGATTATTTTATGAAACAGTTCCCAGTCATGAAACGATTCGACCGGATCCTGACCAGCTTTGAACTGGGGCACAGAAAACCTGATTCTGAAATCTATATGGCCGCCGCCACTGAAGTGGGATTGTCGCCGTCAGAAATTGTATTTATCGATGACAGCCCAGCCAATGTGGATGCGGCCGGGCGTTTGGGGTTTAGATCGTTTCATTCGGTCAATTCAGTTTCGGCCACCTTGGAAATCCTTCAGCGGCATTTTTCAAATTAG
- a CDS encoding hemagglutinin produces MFLSACTAELEISDIQSSMPLFTQKPTAFSSSTSATFHFKAANSVIKSYKCSLDQSDWYDCTSPHTLSGLAHGTHEFKVQSLEAEGTLAGESSFQWTVDTDQPTLNVTQTPTALNNSSTAVFNFAAGDATSPIAGYQCKHTSGSQPTGNFETCSPLVPLVGLIEDVHTYSIKAVDEAGNLSAEYTYSWTVDLTAPAVQITAKPATATTSDSATFNFTNTEIGGAVFDGYQCKIDTEDYVDCVTGQSYPSLSQGAHSFSIRAKDTAGNTSVPLTYNWIVDSGAVTLSAFTIANNAPTIGLAYTTTQLTASSAFAAITSMRFSELADFSDAAWVPYSAAGTTTLKNPGGFKTIHAQVRNAAGTVSNTLSDSVTLDLGNPPLVYLTSPVGGQTYAPGATINIEWSCSPGAGPIPLAANPISLIEYTVDDGISYHTIATNRPNNLSATTGNHSWVVPSLTPAGQTISATTPLKFLISCVSDAGVVTSAISNAVNSQWTVLIGEPGNLSNGVHMNAADLTANATTGMYGFFADSLNRIYYTKFNSISTVNSETGLVSTWLGEPFNPLCDIGSGKFTSPMILDINESDEMLVLSLPCSQLARIRISDKTVLWSKTLPTITINSNVLNKEQASSIRYVKTGHLFYFSNEAFWMVDVNSTAKNPVLVMGTPGTCGTMGAVDTMADVSPIPCPTSDLYLTLVRPDLNKIWIQINGSTFELQQQGTYGKYKIAQVGMTTGTWNTFFNRCTQVSGLPGKLYCLRAQYEGNKIAYFDLATETWSASFNLDKHYKNMSTIFYMGAAKDFIYAFSTTTNELFKVVDDSGSFTSTMVAGVPFFTFGNGTDPSKTAFTQISSIAYEPASQYLYVRGPRHLRRLHVNTTVPGSETIDHIATGYHASAGNSSAYASLTISGTGIAAFSQIAGTPANLWSSYGMSTWDASTLEYSLTVGPYYYQATSAASAYPAVDVGQFNTMNTGYNLHSYRKIATFLPNNKLYFYGSSGLLDEANLWIFESDKDTGKITPVVGGAGAANYVGTDHGQNAWGAYLSDISGLQANADGDLLIFDGWRLRKVTIATESGSPKIYDVTNFAALPNKPTIASWTHAVHDNATGWSYFVTQTEGTTQGQVWAAHPDEGFVQIPTAGWVLPSRLTTFRPITLQVTPLGLLLLDTTKKRILKTALFPTPL; encoded by the coding sequence ATGTTTCTTTCAGCGTGCACGGCGGAACTCGAGATTTCTGACATCCAATCTTCAATGCCGCTCTTCACGCAAAAACCCACGGCGTTTTCTTCCTCCACTTCAGCAACCTTTCATTTCAAAGCTGCCAACAGTGTGATCAAGTCCTACAAATGTTCTTTGGATCAAAGTGATTGGTATGATTGCACCAGTCCCCACACCTTGAGCGGTTTGGCACATGGTACACATGAATTCAAGGTGCAGTCGTTGGAGGCAGAAGGCACCCTTGCCGGGGAATCGTCCTTCCAATGGACCGTCGACACGGATCAGCCGACTTTGAATGTCACACAAACACCGACGGCCCTGAATAATTCAAGCACCGCCGTCTTTAACTTCGCAGCCGGCGATGCGACTTCACCGATTGCGGGTTATCAGTGCAAACACACCAGTGGCAGCCAGCCCACAGGAAACTTTGAAACCTGCAGTCCTCTGGTGCCATTGGTGGGCCTGATTGAAGACGTGCACACCTATTCAATCAAGGCGGTGGATGAGGCCGGCAACCTTTCGGCTGAATACACCTACAGCTGGACAGTGGATTTGACGGCACCGGCAGTGCAAATCACGGCCAAGCCCGCGACAGCGACAACCAGCGACTCGGCCACTTTCAACTTTACCAACACCGAAATCGGCGGCGCTGTTTTTGATGGTTATCAGTGCAAGATAGACACTGAAGACTACGTCGATTGCGTGACGGGACAATCCTATCCATCCCTTTCGCAAGGGGCGCATAGTTTTTCAATCCGCGCCAAAGACACAGCCGGAAACACCAGCGTGCCCCTGACCTACAACTGGATCGTGGATTCAGGAGCGGTGACCCTGTCGGCCTTCACCATTGCCAACAATGCTCCAACCATTGGACTTGCTTACACAACAACGCAACTGACCGCTTCTTCGGCCTTTGCTGCCATCACCAGCATGAGGTTTTCAGAGCTGGCGGATTTCTCTGACGCCGCGTGGGTTCCGTATTCAGCCGCGGGGACAACCACTTTGAAAAATCCCGGCGGCTTCAAAACAATCCATGCCCAGGTCAGAAATGCTGCGGGAACAGTCAGCAACACACTAAGTGACTCGGTGACATTGGATTTGGGGAACCCTCCGTTGGTTTACCTCACGTCCCCTGTCGGCGGTCAAACTTATGCACCTGGTGCCACCATCAACATCGAGTGGTCCTGCAGTCCGGGGGCCGGGCCGATTCCTCTGGCGGCAAACCCGATCAGCTTGATCGAATACACCGTGGATGACGGCATCAGCTATCACACCATTGCAACAAATCGCCCGAACAACCTCAGCGCCACCACCGGAAATCATTCTTGGGTGGTGCCATCGCTGACCCCGGCGGGCCAGACCATCAGCGCCACGACCCCGTTAAAGTTTCTGATTTCCTGCGTATCGGATGCCGGAGTCGTCACCAGTGCTATTTCAAATGCAGTGAATTCGCAGTGGACCGTTCTAATAGGTGAACCCGGAAACCTAAGCAACGGCGTGCATATGAACGCCGCAGACCTGACGGCCAATGCCACAACGGGAATGTACGGTTTTTTTGCGGATTCCTTAAATCGAATTTATTACACCAAGTTCAACAGTATTTCGACAGTGAATTCGGAAACCGGTTTGGTTTCAACTTGGCTGGGGGAACCCTTCAACCCGCTTTGCGATATTGGAAGTGGAAAATTCACAAGCCCCATGATTCTGGATATCAACGAATCCGATGAAATGCTGGTTCTAAGCCTGCCGTGTTCCCAGTTGGCACGCATTCGTATTTCCGACAAAACAGTTCTGTGGAGCAAAACCCTTCCCACAATCACCATCAACAGCAATGTCCTGAACAAAGAACAGGCTTCCAGCATCCGATACGTAAAAACAGGGCATCTGTTCTATTTCTCAAATGAAGCGTTCTGGATGGTGGACGTAAACTCAACCGCGAAAAATCCAGTACTGGTCATGGGCACTCCGGGCACCTGCGGAACCATGGGGGCTGTTGATACCATGGCGGATGTTTCTCCGATCCCCTGCCCAACCTCAGACTTGTACCTGACACTTGTCAGACCGGACCTGAACAAAATCTGGATTCAAATCAACGGTTCAACTTTTGAACTGCAACAACAAGGCACCTACGGAAAGTACAAGATCGCCCAGGTGGGGATGACCACCGGCACCTGGAACACCTTCTTCAATCGCTGCACTCAAGTTTCAGGATTGCCAGGGAAGCTTTATTGCCTGCGCGCTCAGTATGAGGGCAACAAGATCGCTTACTTCGACCTGGCGACAGAAACCTGGTCCGCAAGCTTCAATCTGGACAAGCACTATAAAAACATGTCGACCATCTTTTACATGGGCGCCGCCAAAGACTTTATCTATGCTTTTTCCACCACCACCAACGAGCTCTTCAAAGTCGTGGATGACAGTGGCTCGTTCACCAGCACGATGGTGGCCGGAGTCCCGTTCTTCACCTTTGGCAACGGCACAGATCCTTCCAAAACGGCGTTCACACAAATTTCCAGCATCGCCTATGAGCCGGCTTCGCAATATCTGTATGTGCGCGGTCCGCGCCATCTAAGACGTCTGCACGTCAACACGACTGTGCCCGGCTCTGAGACCATCGATCACATCGCCACGGGCTACCATGCCTCTGCAGGCAACAGTTCTGCCTATGCCTCGCTGACTATTTCAGGTACGGGCATTGCCGCTTTCTCGCAAATCGCAGGCACTCCGGCCAATCTGTGGAGTTCTTATGGCATGAGCACCTGGGATGCGAGCACTTTGGAATACAGCCTGACTGTCGGGCCTTATTATTATCAGGCCACCTCTGCGGCCAGTGCCTACCCCGCGGTGGACGTCGGGCAATTCAACACCATGAACACCGGCTATAACCTGCATTCATACCGCAAGATCGCAACGTTCCTTCCCAACAACAAACTGTATTTCTATGGCTCCTCAGGCCTGCTCGACGAAGCCAATCTTTGGATCTTTGAATCCGACAAAGACACCGGGAAAATCACGCCTGTGGTTGGTGGCGCGGGGGCGGCAAACTATGTGGGAACTGATCATGGCCAGAATGCCTGGGGGGCATACTTAAGCGATATCTCTGGCCTGCAAGCCAATGCCGACGGTGATCTTTTGATCTTTGACGGCTGGAGATTGCGTAAAGTCACCATTGCCACCGAATCCGGCAGCCCTAAAATTTACGATGTCACCAACTTCGCGGCTTTGCCGAACAAGCCCACCATCGCCTCTTGGACCCACGCCGTTCACGACAATGCCACGGGCTGGAGCTATTTCGTCACTCAAACCGAAGGCACCACTCAAGGCCAAGTGTGGGCCGCACATCCGGATGAAGGCTTTGTGCAGATTCCGACCGCGGGCTGGGTTTTGCCATCTCGTCTAACCACATTCCGCCCTATCACTCTGCAAGTGACTCCACTGGGGTTGCTGCTGCTGGATACCACTAAAAAGCGAATTCTTAAAACCGCTCTTTTCCCGACACCTCTGTAA